A part of Fusarium oxysporum Fo47 chromosome III, complete sequence genomic DNA contains:
- a CDS encoding LMBR1-like membrane protein-domain-containing protein, with protein MLHITSSSSPVGSAIFSCIALVVISLVVLLILRYYLPLRTTPAFYLIPIFFALWLPTIVVILVPVDLASSAVTGDEESRGIWLPERVILVSWRISYWLTFALTWFILPILAEYSDSGYREPYDKFMYSVRSNAQFHAIVLGFGFVGLIYYVISSGFSFKVDVIKGTIMALAYCWGLILAIYLMGHGLVSIPRRLMRGASISGRLRRLQSKAPKVYEEMEDSITKLEDIEVQVAELGRRKTGSANTYRDWIEELQEMANLPESQPRGTRFGSSSDNNIIPHVITEKYLADLTRKYVRARHARSRYVNAWSDLVQEAAETQAILDSAASKKLDFGEVSPHATFWEKTAILTPYTRYLYYYQILPYAQVLLGLFLAAASACIVWSEVVKFAFPKLSIIRLTVVHHWVGDKPEVGFAGQAISSFWICYMCAAALISMTEVKVWRGRALVRRNTAHESAFWYAMQVAKLTIPISYNFITFLSSQVYNKTVFYHFLGQLIDFTPLGRYFDDLFPVVVLFPVFATLFGIYGRVKRIFVGMDVMDDEEENGTTYGTGSWREGRDLISRELGGNTLFHRREDALARIGAAGTVGGRSAPILSIPSAHGAASSPTRSPARAPAANARRGPEHRYGANWNDEPPEDDNLFTIIGHRMKNTMDGIEAPKWFNDIKKPKWMGGDDDTAGAGSSSSGPDFRRWFGGSSEGQIRI; from the exons ATGTTACACATAACAAGCAGTTCGTCGCCGGTTGGCTCTGCCATCTTCTCGTGCATCGCTTTAGTTGTCATATCTCTCGTCGTTCTCCTTATTTTACGATACTATCTCCCGCTACGAACGACACCAGCCTTTTATCTCAttcccatcttcttcgccttATGGCTACCAACCATTGTCGTGATCCTCGTTCCGGTCGATCTTGCCTCGAGCGCAGTTACTGGTGATGAAGAGTCAAGGGGAATATGGCTACCTGAGCGAGTCATACTTGTTTCATGGCGCATTTCATATTGGTTGACATTTGCATTGACATG GTTTATTCTTCCAATCCTTGCCGAATACTCCGACTCTGGATACCGAGAACCATACGACAAGTTCATGTACTCGGTTCGTAGCAATGCCCAGTTTCACGCCATCGTCTTAGGTTTTGGTTTCGTGGGGCTCATTTACTATGTCATCTCCTCCGGCTTCTCCTTCAAGGTCGACGTTATTAAGGGAACTATTATGGCTCTCGCATACTGTTGGGGATTAATTCTCGCCATCTACCTCATGGGTCACGGCTTAGTATCGATACCTCGACGACTCATGCGCGGCGCAAGCATCAGTGGACGACTACGACGACTCCAGAGCAAGGCGCCCAAGGTTTACGAAGAGATGGAGGACTCGATTACCAAACTTGAGGATATTGAGGTTCAGGTTGCGGAGCTTGGCCGACGCAAGACAGGAAGCGCAAACACATACCGAGACTGGATCGAAGAACTGCAAGAAATGGCCAATCTTCCCGAGTCACAACCCCGAGGCACCCGATTTGGTTCCAGCTCCGATAACAATATTATCCCACATGTCATCACCGAAAAGTATCTTGCCGATCTCACTAGGAAGTATGTGCGCGCCAGACACGCTCGATCTCGATATGTCAACGCTTGGAGTGACCTCGTTCAAGAAGCTGCCGAAACGCAAGCGATCCTGGACTCGGCAGCATCGAAAAAGCTCGACTTTGGCGAAGTGTCACCTCATGCAACCTTTTGGGAAAAGACCGCCATCCTGACACCATATACTCGATACCTCTACTATTACCAAATCTTGCCTTATGCTCAAGTCCTTCTCGGTTTATTCTtggcagcagcctcggctTGTATCGTCTGGTCTGAGGTCGTCAAGTTTGCATTCCCCAAGCTTTCTATCATCAGATTAACTGTGGTTCATCATTGGGTTGGCGATAAGCCTGAGGTCGGCTTCGCTGGACAGGCCATCTCGTCATTCTGGATCTGCTACATGTGTGCAGCGGCACTTATTTCGATGACCGAGGTCAAAGTCTGGCGAGGTCGGGCCCTTGTTCGACGAAACACCGCTCATGAGTCCGCTTTTTGGTATGCGATGCAGGTGGCCAAACTGACTATTCCTATCTCTTACAACTTTATCACCTTCCTTTCGAGCCAGGTCTACAACAAGACTGTCTTTTATCACTTTCTTGGACAGCTCATCGACTTTACGCCACTAGGTCGTTATTTTGACGACCTGTTTCCTGTGGTCGTCCTATTCCCTGTGTTTGCTACCCTTTTTGGCATTTACGGTCGAGTCAAACGAATCTTTGTTGGTATGGATGTAAtggatgacgaagaagagaatggcaCCACTTATGGTACCGGATCCTGGCGGGAAGGCCGAGATCTCATCTCTCGTGAACTAGGTGGAAACACCCTCTTTCATCGCAGAGAAGATGCACTTGCTAGAATAGGGGCTGCTGGAACAGTTGGTGGTAGATCTGCTCCAATTTTGTCTATACCATCCGCCCATGGTGCCGCTTCTTCACCTACTCGGTCTCCAGCTCGAGCTCCAGCTGCGAATGCCCGCCGTGGCCCAGAACATCGCTATGGTGCAAACTGGAACGACGAGCCGCCGGAAGACGATAACCTCTTTACCATCATCGGTCACCGTATGAAAAACACCATGGATGGTATCGAAGCCCCTAAATGGTTTAACGAtatcaagaagccaaagtGGATGGGTGGCGACGATGATACTGCAGGTGCTGGATCATCAAGCTCGGGACCTGATTTCCGTAGATGGTTTGGTGGTTCTAGCGAAGGCCAGATTCGTATCTAG